DNA from Daucus carota subsp. sativus chromosome 1, DH1 v3.0, whole genome shotgun sequence:
GGATGATTGTCTGTGTCACGAGAATGGTCCATCCTGTGTGTGTTTAGCCTACAAGGTATGGGTCACATTCAAGATAACATTACTACACACGACTCACAGTCACAGGACCATCCGATACTTAGCTGTGCCTGCGCACACAGCTAAATctctatttaattttatagttcAACTGTATTAGAgtaactaataactaaattttctatttcatttttaaaGTTTTGTTTTCTAGTCCTTCAATTTCATTTGTCGGTCATACTAGTTATGAAAAAGTCACAGTTCATGGATAAGGATAACtaatattgttttaaaaaattaaaataacatgTGATCACAGATGTTGCAAGAGTCAAGAATCGGAACTTATCTGTTAACCTATcagttcaaaatttatttaaaaaattttgtattttttttgataaatcgagaatttttaattaaataggaTATAATCACTAAATCAgtgaaatatttttcaaaaattgatcgagaattaattaaaaatttctaaattaCAGTCTTCAATTCGAAATTGTGTTCCCCAAACAAAACATTCGACTTGatcaaagaaaattttaaaaaatccaaACTAATAAACCCAAATGCAAGGACAATTTGGATAACCTAATTCAACTTCTatttttttcctgattttagCAAAAGTTGATGCAACTTTACCCTGTGGGAAACAGTTAAGAACAACTGAACAAGTCAAGAGGTTGAATTTGCAGTCTGTACTTTGGCATTTATTCTGTAAATTTTTCTCAGACAAGTTATACTTTTATTTTCATACCCTTTTGTCACCCTTTTAATGGTCAGCATGCAAGGTCAGTTTCGTAAAATCACACAACCTATCTTCCAGTAGTTTCATACATAAATTCAGTTACACTTATTACACAGGTAAATACAAGACAAATCTTCCATTCATGATAAGAAAATCATTGCCTTGTTTCCTCTCGTAAATCATCATATTTCTCATCAAAATTCATCATAAATTTCCCAACCCAACTCACCGGAAAATGGGTTTTAATTCTTAAACAGCCAAATGGGTGAGCAAAGTTCACCGGAATTGTCATCACTACCTGCCGGAAAATCAAGACTCCGGCAAGCTATTGAGCTTTCATCAACAATCATTTCACTATCTTATTCTATCAAAGTGTTTACCGTTAAATGGCAGATGATAAGAAACAAGCTGCAAGACCTTCTCTCCGGCCTCATCGATATTGAAAACCGTGATTCCGGCAACACATCTTCACTCTCCGGCGAGTATATTCAGGCAATTATAGACACACTTTGTGTATGTAATGAATTTGGGAATAAATGCATTGAGTTGAAGTTTAGTGGGAAGCTTCTAATGCAAAGTGATCTTTCTATACTTGTCTCTCGAATAGATGATCATATCAAATGCTTATCTGAGATATATATAGTTGGGCTTCTTAATCATAGTAATGCTATTGTTGTGCAAAAGCCAGGAGCTTTGGCTTCTCGAGATGATATGAAGTTCTTTGTTAATGATTTATTATCAAGGCTTAAAATTGGAGATACCCATATGAAGAAACAAGCTTTAGTAGCTCTTAATGATGTGATTCAAGAAGATGACAAGTATGTGAAGATTTGTGTGGAGACTGAAGGGATTGTCTCAATTTTGGTGAATTTTCTTGATTCAGAAGTGATTGAAATTCAGGAAGAGGCTGCAAAAGGGGTGTGTTTGATTTCTCAAGTTGATGTTTATAGAGGTGTTTTAGCTGGTGCAGGGATAATTGCACCTTTGATTAGGGTTTTGGAGAGTGGGAGTGGGGCTGGGAAAGAATGTGCTGCAAGGTGTTTGATGAAGGTTACTGAGAATTCGGATAATTCGTGGTCGGTTTCGGCTCATGGTGGAGTGAGTGTGTTGATGAAGATTGTTAAGAGTGTTGATggttgttgtggtgaattggtTGGTTTGGCTTGTAGGGTGCTGAAAAATCTTGCTGGTGTTGAAGAGATAAATAAGTTTATGGTTGAAGAAGGCGCGATTGTTGTTTTTCTTGGGTTGCTGAAGTCTAAAGATGAAACTGTACTACTGAGTTCGATGGATTATCTTGAAACTATGGCATCTACAGATAAAATGAATCGGGATTTGATTCTTAATGAAGGCGGGATTTCTGTTCTAGTTCATGTTTTGGACCCTAAGTTGTCAGTTTCATCCAAGGCACGGGAAATGGCCTTTAGAGGAATAAAGACATTATGTTTAAAATCAGAAAGTTCGTTAAACGTTGTGATGAATTCTGGATTTATGGATCATGTGCTTTATTTTCTTCGTTATGGGGAGGTTTCTATACAAGAATTGGCGTTAAAGGCATCATTTTGGCTATGCAAAACCTCAGAAGAGGCACAAAAAGCCATGGGTGATGCAGGGTTTATGCCAGAGCTTGTCAAGTTTCTTGATGCAAAGTCTTATGAGGTCTGCGAAATGGCAGCGGAGACACTCTCTGTCATGGTATCAGTGCCCAGGAATCGCAAGAGATTCGTGCAAAACCCACAAAACGTTGGTCTGATTGTGCAGTTACTTGATCAAGACGAGCCCAATTTAGGCGACAGCAAGTTGTTGCTCACGATTCTAACATTCCTAGTAAGCTCAAACACTGGAAGAAGAAGCATTGTAAATTCCGGGCACCTCAGAAACATAGAAAAACTTGCAGCAGCAGAAGTATCAGATGCAAAGAAGATAGTTAGGAGGTTATCCTCAAATAAATTCACCAGCATATTTAGTGGAATCTGGCATTCTTGAATGTAATATCAATTTTCTCAGCCTTCACTCTTGTGTATTTAGTATGTCATTATTACAAAAACTCTTTTGTTAATCAAGATTATGAGAAAATGATATCTACTGATATATAGTTAAATGGGTTGGAAGGTAATGCACATGGGATATAGTTGGATGGTTGCCTGGCATGTGGTAGAGTAACCATCAACTTATTGTTTGTTGTAACTTTTGTTGTTGTGTACAATGAATAGTCCAAATGAGAGAAACCTGTTACAAATCTTCCTGTGAAAGGAGAGTGATAGATATGGCATATAACGCTGCTCCTACAAATTGCCTGTCTTTTAACTCTTCTTATGTTGTCTCAATTCTGATGGTACCAACTTAAGAGTACAACTTTTGCTGATGAATAATTGAGTCAGTTGTCACCATGGTGTGTCATGAGGTGTCTTAATTAACAGGGTCACCTTATCTTTGTTCAGATGCCCTTTTTTAAAGGTGTAAAATGAAAGAATCGTATATATAGACTTTGTAAAAAAGAAATGGGTGTTGATCCGTCCGCGGTCATGGACGCCCAAGTCTCTCTCAAAAAGCTTGGATTAATGAGCGCGGATGGGACTCGCTGCATGCACACAAAAAGATAAGAATTAATGTTTTCTGCTATTAAAAAAAAAGCGGATAAAAGCCTATAGTTTGTTACAACAGTCGATTGACAAGGATCCGAACCCTGCTAATATAATTGGTTGAGATGTAAGTTGCAGCATATAACTGAACCTCCTGGGTTTGCACATTATGTTCAGTTGTTCACCCATTCAACATTCAATTGTGTATATTTTAACATACATATCAAAGTAGTATTGTTCAAGAGTACAAGCCTTTTAATTTTGACTTGTGTGACTTAGCTTTCTGGAAAGGGAGGGGAGCCCATAAGGAAAAGAATATTTTACTCAAATTGCTTGCAGAAAAGGTTTTCTCAATTTTCCTTGTTTTTCTATGTCACCTAATGGTTATTTAATTGCCCACATGAATGGATACCAGTGAGATATCATATATGCACCAGCTGCTGCACTAACATTTCGTGTAGGCTAAACATTACATTGTTTAAACGAATCACTTAGAGCAAATAACATATTTAAACAGCCAGTCGTAATCAGTTTCTAGTATAACTGATGTAAAATCTATTTCTcgtgtagttgatgcagaatttATAAGATGTAATTTGATGTTTAATATAAGTGTCCGAATGCACCTAACGTTTTTTCATTATGGAATCAGTTGGTCAGTCATTCCTAATATACATTCATGTTATCTTGTTTAGCAGCAAAGATATTGCTAGTTGTCTAAAATCAGCTTTTGCTTACTTTTACTATGCAGTGCTCTTCTGTAGATTTATTTGTTATCGTGATGCACAAATGGAGCCTGAACCCTATAATTTGGTAGATATTTCATAATGACTTATCCTCCTAGTTGGCATGTTTCATCTCACAATGCATAAGGCAGAAAGGGAGGGCCATTTGCCCCGTTTCGATCTCCGTTCTATTCGGGTCGGGGAGTCAGAGATTTTATCTGAGTATAGAGTGAGAATCggagaaaaatttataaaaattttagggATTGGGACAActtcttaaaattatattaacaataTTAGCGAAATTTAGTTCAAAGCTATTCTCAAAGACTGCCGGCACTCAGAAATCTCTTTTTGGTTTAACATTAATATGTAATACAAATTAAtgtcaattttatattatttaatttaattctttaAATTGCAGAAATGTACACCTGCATTCAAATTAAAAAGTCTTTGTACTCACCTGATATACTTACGAACATCAAccacaaaaattatttaagtttGTTCTCGATAGTCTCTGTAAAAagcaaaagaaaacaaaatattttcaaatatcacATTTCTTTtgggtaatttttttttaacacgCACTTTCTCTATTCGACAtgcttataaattataataacgtGCTTGTCAAAAATAACGTGCTtgtcctttcaaaaaaaaaataaaaaataacgtGCTTGTCACGGTTAATGTAATATCTACATAATGGCAAAATTTTCAGTCAAGTGTGTCTGTTTCTGCAAGTAATTTTTCTCGATGTTACGGTGATAGTCCACGAAAATGTCGAAAATTTATCTTAAAAAGAAAGACTCGCCAGTACCAGATCAATTGTCGCATTGGGTTGACAGTTGCACATAGCGAATTATCGTGTCCTTTTCCTGTGATGTTTATTG
Protein-coding regions in this window:
- the LOC108222862 gene encoding vacuolar protein 8, translating into MGEQSSPELSSLPAGKSRLRQAIELSSTIISLSYSIKVFTVKWQMIRNKLQDLLSGLIDIENRDSGNTSSLSGEYIQAIIDTLCVCNEFGNKCIELKFSGKLLMQSDLSILVSRIDDHIKCLSEIYIVGLLNHSNAIVVQKPGALASRDDMKFFVNDLLSRLKIGDTHMKKQALVALNDVIQEDDKYVKICVETEGIVSILVNFLDSEVIEIQEEAAKGVCLISQVDVYRGVLAGAGIIAPLIRVLESGSGAGKECAARCLMKVTENSDNSWSVSAHGGVSVLMKIVKSVDGCCGELVGLACRVLKNLAGVEEINKFMVEEGAIVVFLGLLKSKDETVLLSSMDYLETMASTDKMNRDLILNEGGISVLVHVLDPKLSVSSKAREMAFRGIKTLCLKSESSLNVVMNSGFMDHVLYFLRYGEVSIQELALKASFWLCKTSEEAQKAMGDAGFMPELVKFLDAKSYEVCEMAAETLSVMVSVPRNRKRFVQNPQNVGLIVQLLDQDEPNLGDSKLLLTILTFLVSSNTGRRSIVNSGHLRNIEKLAAAEVSDAKKIVRRLSSNKFTSIFSGIWHS